TTGGTCATCTTGGTGAGCTCGAGATCGGGGTGGATTGAGAGGTTGAGAAGGGAGGTGAAGAGGTGGGTGGTGAAGAAGGTGAggtcgagatggagagtgTTGCGCGAGTTGTGGGCATCTTGGCCTTCGAGGAGGGCGAATGCGGTGACAGTGCAGAGAAGAGCTTCGCGCGTCAGGTTTCTCATGGACACGCTGTCGTCGTCCTCGTGTTCGGCGGCGAGGTCGgcgtcaacatcatcgtcggCGTGTCGGATCAGATCCTTGAGCGCCTCGAGCAAGTCACCAAAGAAATCCTGGTTGATAAGGTGAGCGTATTTAGCCAGACCCTCGAGCACGGCACCCATCAGATGGGGAGCGCGCATTTTCAGGATGCGGAAGTACGTGGCGAACACGAGCTTGAGAGTCTCAGACTGCATCTTCTCCCGTTCCTCGTGGTCGACCAATGCATCCGCGGCAGCCATGTCCTTCTCCAGAGACTTCTGTTCTTTCATGGCCTTCCTCATTCGCTTTGTTCGGAATTCTCGCTTGCCCTTCTTCACTTTGGCAGCCTCGGGGCGCTCAACCGTGTCTTGTGATGCCTTGCCGGCGAACTCAGAGAGCAGGCGAAGGCTAaggaagaggttgagaaCACTTTCGTTTACCTCGTAATCTCGGgctttcatcatcttggacAATAGTGAAACTGCCTCCATTGTTGGCttgccatcctcatcttcgcgGAACAATGTCTCCAGCGCCTGGAGACACTTGACTGAATTGTTATCGATCTTCTTCCGGCTCAGCTTGTTTACCAAGATCCTCAGCAGTTCGGAGCGGAAGTTGAAGTGCGGGACTGCAGCTATCAAGGTGCAGGCACATGTGATGGCAATGCCAGAAACACTCTGTCCTCCTCTCATTGCAGGTGTTTGATCCTTGGCGCACCGAGCCAATTCCTTGACATAGTTCTGATAGCCAGACACCAGCGCCTGTTCATACTGGCGCATTGTGCGAACTTCCTTGGACACCTTCTCCGTCGGCCCGTCTTCGGTCTGAGGCCGTATGCGATATCCAGGGATGATGTCTTTGTAAACCGACATTTGCGTCATGAGGGCCAGCATCTGAATAGCGGGGATCTTGGACTCGCCAATCGTAGCCAGGGTTTTGAGCGAGCCGACATGTTCTTCTGGGTTTTCATTCAGAGCCgtggcagccttggccagctcttcttgcgcttctcggATCTGCTGAGCCTCGGAGACGGTGggcgcctcttc
The sequence above is drawn from the Trichoderma breve strain T069 chromosome 5, whole genome shotgun sequence genome and encodes:
- a CDS encoding nucleolar complex-associated protein domain-containing protein: MTTNGTKRRKLAHDASDDEAQSRKAQKDFFKQAANWDLEDSYETRRRKSKKASKESTKLPIKTADGRLEVLRELEKEEDLVSVESDTEWLEGREDDIESELEEVEEEAPTVSEAQQIREAQEELAKAATALNENPEEHVGSLKTLATIGESKIPAIQMLALMTQMSVYKDIIPGYRIRPQTEDGPTEKVSKEVRTMRQYEQALVSGYQNYVKELARCAKDQTPAMRGGQSVSGIAITCACTLIAAVPHFNFRSELLRILVNKLSRKKIDNNSVKCLQALETLFREDEDGKPTMEAVSLLSKMMKARDYEVNESVLNLFLSLRLLSEFAGKASQDTVERPEAAKVKKGKREFRTKRMRKAMKEQKSLEKDMAAADALVDHEEREKMQSETLKLVFATYFRILKMRAPHLMGAVLEGLAKYAHLINQDFFGDLLEALKDLIRHADDDVDADLAAEHEDDDSVSMRNLTREALLCTVTAFALLEGQDAHNSRNTLHLDLTFFTTHLFTSLLNLSIHPDLELTKMTNSTSSVSKINVQTTTVLLLRSLTAILLPAWNIRSVPPLKLAAFSKQLMTAALQLPDKSCQATLGLLNDVANTHGKKIASLWNTEERKGDGRHNALSDTVEGSNPFAATVWEGELLKKHFSPKVREGLKLFEKSLPTSS